GGAGGCGTCGAGCCGGGCGTCTGCGGCGTGCCCGGGGTCGGCGGCGGGATCGGCGTCGGAATGGCGGGCGCGGTCGTGGCCGGCGGGTCGACGACCTCCGCCTCCGAGCGCTCGGCCGCGCCGCACGCGGCCAGGGGAAGCGCGGCCGCGGCCAGCAGGGCCGGACCGAGGGTACGGCGACGACGCAGGACACGCGGCATGCCGGGATCAGGTGTTCGCATACAAGCAGCATGCGCGACCCGCGGCCGGTCCGATCACGGCGAAGGCCACTCGTTCCCGGGACCAAGGTCAGCGGTTCGGGAAGCACCGGCCGCCCCGGGATGTTTCATCACCGTGATTGTTGGCGATGCAACTTCTTCGTTCGGGCCCGGCGAGGTCGACGCGGTGGTCGTCGGCGCGGGCCAGGCAGGCCTGTCGACCGCCTACCACCTGCGACGGCGCGGCCTGCGCCCGCTCGAGGACTTCGTCGTGCTCGACGCCGACGCCGCACCGGGCGGGGCGTGGCAGCACCGGCCGCCGACGCTCACCATGGCGATGGTCCACGGCTTCCACGCACTGCCCGACGCGCCGCTGCCGCCGTTCGCGGCCGGGCAGCAGGCCAGGGACGTCCTGCCGGGCTACTTCGCCGCCTACGAGCAAGACAACGACCTTCCGGTGCTCCGCCCGGTCCGGGTCGGCTCCGTCCGCAGCGTGGACCCCGCCGATCCCGGGAGCCGGCTGCTGGTCGAGACCGACCGAGGCACCTGGTCGACCCGGACGCTGGTCAACGCGACCGGCACCTGGACCCGCCCGTTCGTCCCCCGTTACCCCGGTGCGGAGCTGTTCCGTGGCCGCATGCTGCACAGTTCCGCCTATCGCGGGCCGGAGGAGTTCCGCGGCGGCCGGGTGCTCGTCGTCGGGGGCGGGGCGTCGGCGATCCAGATCCTCGCGGACACCGCCGCCGTGGCCGAAACGCTCTGGGTGACCCGGCGGCCGCCCGTCTTCCGCGAGGAGTCCTTCGCGCCCGAGCTCGGGCGCGCCGCCGTCGCCCTGGTGGAGCAGCGGGTGCGGGCAGGGCTGCCGCCGATGAGCGTCGTCTCGGTGACCGGCCTGCCGCCGTCCCCCGCCCTGCTCCGCGCCCGTGAGCTCGGCGCGCTGACCCGGCTGCCCATGTTCGAACGGATCACCGAGCACGGCGTGGTCTGGCCCGACGGGCACGAGGAGCAGGTCGACGCGATCGTCTAGGCCACCGGCTTCCGCGCCGCGATCGGGCACCTGGCGCCGCTCGGTCTGCGCGGGACGGGGGGCGGCATCCGCATGGACGGGACGCAGGTCGCGTCGGACCCCCGGATCCACCTGGTCGGCTACGGCCCCTCCGCCAGCACGATCGGCGCGAACCGGGCCGGGCGCGCGGCGGCGGTCGCGGTCGACCGCCGCCTGCACGGGGCCAGGGTCCTCAGCCGCGCGTGAGGCGCCCGGCCCGGTCCCGGGCCGACACGGCGAGGATCAGGGGAGCCTGACCGCACGGAAGCAGTCCGTGACGTAGGGCATCTCGATCCGCTCCCTTCCGGCCAGCGCGGGGTGCGTCGCCAGGAGCTTCCGGACCTCGGCGAAGAGCGCTTCGCGCTCCGCGTCGGGCAGCAGGATCACGTAGCTGCGCGAGGCGACCAGGTCGACGACCTGGTCGCCGGTCATCACGTTCGTCCACGGCACGCTGAACCGCTCCACCGGTCCGAACAGTTCGGGGTGCTCCTCGATCCCGCCGACGCCGACGCCGCTGGTCGCCTCCGCTCCGCTGGGCGCGAGCAGTCGGCCGAGCGCCGCGACCCAGTCCTCCCGCTCGTCGCGCACGTTCCAGATCAGGCCGAGCGTGCCGCCGGGGCGCAGCACCCTCGCGGCCTCCGGAACCGCCGTGACCGGGTCGACCCAGTGCCAGGCCTGTGCGGCGAGCAGCGCGTCCGCGGCGCCGTCGCCGACCGGGATCGCTTCGGCGGACCCCGCGAGCACCCGCGCCCCCGGCACGGCCGCGGCCAGTTCCTCGCGCATACCGTCGGCGGGCTCGACCGCGGTGACCTCCAGGCCGCGCGCGAGCAGCAGCCGCGTCAGCTTGCCGGTGCCGGCGCCTAGATCGAGGACCCGCTGCGGCTCGCGCGAGCCGCCCGCGAGGAGCCAGTCCAGCGCCGCGCCGGGGTAGCCGGGCCGGCCACGCTCGTAGACGGCGGCCGCCGCACCGAAGGAGGAGGCCTGAGCTGCGCGGTCGTGCATGCTGCTCCGTTCCTGCCGGGCCCTGCCGCCCGGCGGTCGCGTCCGACGTACACGTCCGGTCGACGCGTCGGCGACACCCTAGCGCCTGTCTTCAAGCCCCCGCCGGGCCCGGCCCGCCTGAATCGGCCTCCGCCGGCCTCCGGCCGGGAGGTGCCCCTCCCTGCGTTGTCGGGTCGTCCACGGGCGGTCCCGTACGAGGACGCCCCTCCACCGTGCATCCGGCTGCGCCGGCCGACCCGGGCTGATGTGACGCGGACGGGAACGCTCGGCGTCACTCCGACCGGGAGGCGGTCGGAGCCGGCTCAGGGGCGGCCGGGGGCGACACGTCCTCGCCGCCGCCCTCCTGCGGGGCCATCTGCAGCCGGGAGAGTCCGATCGCGCCGAGCGCGACCAGGGCGACGCCGGCGATCTCGGGGACCAGCCACCATCCCGCCCGCACGGTCTCGTTGTAGAGCGTCACCCCGAGCGAGAGGCTGATCAGCGCGTCGCCGAGGGTCAGCGCCGGCTGCGAGGCCACCAGCGGCCCGGCCTGCATCGCGTTCTCCAGCACGAAGAGCGCGCAGACGCCGACGGCGGCGAAGCCGTAGGTCTGCCAGGCGCCGAAGAAGGCCGCCACGCCCTCGTGGTCCAGCGTGTCGGTGGCCGACTTCATCAGCGCGGCCGTCAGCGCGTAACCGATCGCGGCGGCGAGGCCGAGGCAGACGGCCCTGGCGCGGCCGACCGGGCGCCGCAGCGCCGAAGCGCAGAGCAGCACCATCGCGCCGCCGCAACTGGTCAGCGCGAGCAGCCAGAGGCCGACCGCGGGCTGCAGCGACCCGCCGCCGGGCGCGGCCGCCGCCAGCGCGGTGCCGAGCCCGACGACCAGGCAGGCCACCCAGATCCAGGCCAGGGCGGGCATCCGGCGCCGGAAGACCAGGCCCGAGATCATCAGCGCGGCGGGAAGCTCCAGGACGAAGATCGGCTGCACCACCGCCAGCGGGCCGGTCACCAGGGCCAGGGCCTGGAAGACGGCGGCGAAGACGACGCCGAGAATGCCGAAGAGCCAGACCGGGGTGCGCAGCAGGTCCCACATCAGGCCCAGCCGGAAGCCGACCGACTGCGGGACGATCAGGGCGGCCCGTCGCTGCAACACGGTTCCCAGCGCGTTGCTCACCGCCGCGCAGACGGCGAACACCACCGACAGCACCGCGGTCACACCCACGTCGCACCCACGTCCGAGCCCCCTCGTCGGCCATCGGCCCGTGCCACGGGCCCTGTCGGCATGCTACCCAGCCGAGGCCCCGAGGTCCCGGCGGAGCCCGGCGGGCCGGGGGCGTCCGTCTTCGCCGGCCCGGTCGGATCGATTTCACCGGAGCCACCCACGAGTACGCCTCGGTCGGCCGCGACCCGGTGGCCGCCCGCGGCCGACGTGACCGGCTCAGCCACCCGTTCCGCAGCCCCGACGGAGCCGGGTGGGGTGGGGGCGCCCATTTTTGTCTATCCGGTCAGAAAGGTCTGACCGGATAGACAAAAGGGACGAGGAGCACGGGCGGGGTCAGGCGTGCTGCTTGGGGCCGCTCTCCGCGGAGCCCGCAGCGCCGGTCGAGCCGGCCTGACCGTCGGCGGCGGCCTCGGCCGCAGCGTTCTCGCCCTCGACCGCCTCCGCCTCCTCGGCCGGCTCCGCCATGTCGGCGTCGGCGTCGGCGTCCGCCGTGGCGTCCGCGGCGGTCTCGGCGCCCTCCTCGACGTCCGACGCCTCGACCTCGGGCCGGACGATGCGGGAAGCCCCGATCGGGTTCTCCGGTGCGGGCTTGTTCCGGGTGGCGATCAGGTAGCCGACGGCGACCAGGAAGAGCAGCAGCGAGGTCCAGTCGTTGACCCGCAGACCGAGGAAGCGGTTCGCGTGGTCGCTGCGCAGCGCCTCGATCCAGCCGCGGCCGGCCGTGTAGCAGGCGACGTAGAGCGCGAAGAGGCGGCCGTTGTGCATGCTCCAGCGACGGTCGGCGTAGAGCAGGACGCCGACGACGGCCAGGTCCCACAGCGACTCGTACAGGAAGGTCGGCTGGAAGACCCCGTGGACCGCGCCGTCCGGGGTGATCTTGTCGATCTTCAGGCCCCAGGGCAGCGTGGTCGGGTTGCCGTAGAGCTCCTGGTTGAACCAGTTGCCCCAGCGGCCGATCGCCTGGGCCAGGATGAGCCCGGGGGCGAGCGCGTCGGCGAAGCCGGACAGCGGGATGCCCTTGCGGCGGCAGCCGATCCACGCGCCGACCGCGCCGAGCGCGACCGCGCCCCAGATGCCGAGGCCGCCGTCCCAGATGTACAGGGCCCGAATCGGCTGCTCGCCGGCCTTGAAGTAGAGCTCGGGGTCGGTGATCACGTGGTAGAGCCGACCGCCGACGATGCCGAAGGGCACCGCCCACAGGGCGACGTCGAAGACGTCCTCGGGGTTGCCGCCGAGCTTGATCCACCGGCGGCGGGTCAGCCAGATCGCGGCCGCGATACCGGCCAGGATGCAGAGCGCGTACGCGCGGATCGGCACCGGTCCGAGGTGCCAGACGCCCTGTGAAGGACTGGGGATGTACGCGAGTTCCATCAGGCCGTTTCCCTCGGAGACCGGACGGGCGCCCGATCGCCGGGCGCTCAGGTTCCGCGAGGGTTCCGTGAAGCCGCCAAGGGTGGGGCCCGCATACTGCGGGCCCCACCCTACATGCGCCGTCCGCGCCGATCAGCCCTGCGGTGCGACGCGTTCCGCAAGCGGTCGCCCCGCGGCCGCGCGCAGCGCCGACGTGGCCGCTGCTACTCGACGACGATCTCGACCGGGATGTTGCCCCGGGTGGCGTTGGAGTAGGGGCAGACCTGGTGCGCGCGCTCGACGAGCTCGCGGCCGTGCTCGGTCTGGAGGGCGTCGGGCAGCTCGACGCGGAGGATGACCGCGAGCCCGTAGCCGCCCTCGCCGTTGGCGCCGATGGAGACCTCGGCGGTGACGGAGACCTCGCTGGTGTCGGTCTTGGCCGCGCGGCCGACGACGCCGAGGGCGCTGGCGAAGCACGCCGCGTACCCGGCGGCGAAGAGCTGCTCGGGGTTGGTGCCGGCGCCACTGCCGCCCAGTGCGGCCGGCGGGGCCAGGACGACGTCGAGCAGGCCGTCGGAGCTGACGGCGCGCCCC
This genomic interval from Streptacidiphilus rugosus AM-16 contains the following:
- a CDS encoding class I SAM-dependent methyltransferase — protein: MHDRAAQASSFGAAAAVYERGRPGYPGAALDWLLAGGSREPQRVLDLGAGTGKLTRLLLARGLEVTAVEPADGMREELAAAVPGARVLAGSAEAIPVGDGAADALLAAQAWHWVDPVTAVPEAARVLRPGGTLGLIWNVRDEREDWVAALGRLLAPSGAEATSGVGVGGIEEHPELFGPVERFSVPWTNVMTGDQVVDLVASRSYVILLPDAEREALFAEVRKLLATHPALAGRERIEMPYVTDCFRAVRLP
- a CDS encoding DMT family transporter; this encodes MTAVLSVVFAVCAAVSNALGTVLQRRAALIVPQSVGFRLGLMWDLLRTPVWLFGILGVVFAAVFQALALVTGPLAVVQPIFVLELPAALMISGLVFRRRMPALAWIWVACLVVGLGTALAAAAPGGGSLQPAVGLWLLALTSCGGAMVLLCASALRRPVGRARAVCLGLAAAIGYALTAALMKSATDTLDHEGVAAFFGAWQTYGFAAVGVCALFVLENAMQAGPLVASQPALTLGDALISLSLGVTLYNETVRAGWWLVPEIAGVALVALGAIGLSRLQMAPQEGGGEDVSPPAAPEPAPTASRSE
- the lgt gene encoding prolipoprotein diacylglyceryl transferase, which encodes MELAYIPSPSQGVWHLGPVPIRAYALCILAGIAAAIWLTRRRWIKLGGNPEDVFDVALWAVPFGIVGGRLYHVITDPELYFKAGEQPIRALYIWDGGLGIWGAVALGAVGAWIGCRRKGIPLSGFADALAPGLILAQAIGRWGNWFNQELYGNPTTLPWGLKIDKITPDGAVHGVFQPTFLYESLWDLAVVGVLLYADRRWSMHNGRLFALYVACYTAGRGWIEALRSDHANRFLGLRVNDWTSLLLFLVAVGYLIATRNKPAPENPIGASRIVRPEVEASDVEEGAETAADATADADADADMAEPAEEAEAVEGENAAAEAAADGQAGSTGAAGSAESGPKQHA
- a CDS encoding organic hydroperoxide resistance protein, producing MNALYTAVATANGREGRAVSSDGLLDVVLAPPAALGGSGAGTNPEQLFAAGYAACFASALGVVGRAAKTDTSEVSVTAEVSIGANGEGGYGLAVILRVELPDALQTEHGRELVERAHQVCPYSNATRGNIPVEIVVE